The following nucleotide sequence is from Candidatus Hydrogenedentota bacterium.
CTATGCCCAATCCCGCCCATAATAGGTGCAGAAAACGAAGGAGGTGCAGGCTTACTGCTGTTGCAAAAGGGTCAAAGGAGGGGGTTAAAAGAGCACGGATAAGATGCGGTGGATAACAGGCGCTTGCCTGCGGATCCGCGGCAAAAGGCATACCGCCATAGGCTAATGGATTCCAAAGTGGAAATTCCCCTTTTTGCAGTGAAACATCTAGAAAGAAAGCCTGAGGAGCGAAATAAAACCGTTCATCCAGTTGACCGAAAGTTTTATCCCAATAGGGGGGGGCCAGAAAATACCAATATATAAAGAGCGTTGCGGCTGTAAGACAACCTAATACAAAAAGGAAACCTATCATCCTCAAAAACAATTTTAAAAAGTGTTGTTTTACTTGTTTTTGATTATCAATTACCAATTCAGCCATAACGCTTAGATTCTCCTAATGATCGAGAGTAATATAGAACCAGTCGAAACGGACAACACCACTCCGATTTTATAATAGAGTCAACAATACCATTCCTGAGAATTGTGACCCAAGGATCGATCTGGCATGGTAATGCTAGGCTCCACCCCTTTAATATCGTACAGTAAAAGTTGTCCCGCAAGCCATTGGACACCAGATTGCTTACATCTATTTCTTCCCTTAGGATAACTGCGTTCTTCAGCATGATGCAAGCAAATCCAGCGGTCGATCCAAGACCCTTAAAATTAAGTGTGGCCACAAATACATTGTTGCTGAGAATAATCGGGAAATAGAACTCTTTGAGCATTATGCCAATCAAGCCGTAATATCTATTTCAACTTATTTTTGGTCGATAAATTTTGTTTGGAACCCATCAGGCTTCCGACTTCCAGAGGAATTCTCTAAACAACCGAAGCGGTGTATTTGTGTTTGTAACAGACGGCATTTCACCTATAAATATTTGTTCTATGATTCTATCGTTATTAAAGTGTTATAGCAAGGCTTTCCCGTGTTAAAATAAAAAAATGGAGGCTGACCCTATGTGGCATTTAAATACTATAGACTATACGGTTATTTCGATTTACTTTCTTGCTTTGATCGTACTGGGTCTGGTGTTGGAACGCTTTGCCTCCAAAAGTCTGGACGATTACTTTATTGGCGGGCGGCGTTTACCGTGGTGGGCGCTGGGTGTTTCGGGCATGGCCTATTTCCTCGATATGACAGGCACCATGATCATCACCTCCTTCCTCTTCCTTTTGGGACCCCGCGGCCTATTCATTGAATTCCGCGGCGGCGCTGTCCTCGTATTGGCGTTCATGATGCTGTGGGGCGGTAAATGGCATCGACGCTCTAAATGCCTGACCCCGGCAGAATGGATGGTCTTCCGTTTCGGCGATGGACTGGGCGGCCGCTTCGCACAAGCAGTTTCCGCCTTGGCAGGTATCGTCAGCGCTGTGGGCATGCTCGCTTATTTGATCAAAGGGGCCGGCCTTTTTCTAACCATGTTCTTCCCCTTCTCCCCGCTTACCTGCACCCTGATCATGGTCGCCATTACCACGCTCTACACCATGATATCCGGATTTTACGGCGTTGTATTTACAGACCTCTTCCAAGCGGTCATCATCGTTATCGGCGTCGTTATCGTCACTGCCATGGCTGTGGTCCGCATCGGCGGCGTGGAAGATTTCGGGCTCATCGCCACACAAGTAACGGGCAATGCGAACTGGATGTCGGGGCTGCCCCAATGGAAAACGTCCATGCCTTCCGGTTATGAACAATACGAAGCGCTCATGATGTTCGCTTTTTTCTATCTCATGAAAAACATCTTTCTCGGGGTCACCTCCGGCGCCGACTCCCGTTATTTCGGCGCGAAGAATGACCGGGAATGTGGATTGCTCACCCTGTTCTGGACCACCCTCATGACCGTGCGCTGGCCCATGATGATGGCCTTTGCGGTCATGGGCATTTTTCTCGTCCATGACATTTTCCCGGATCAATCCGTGATCACCGAAACAACGGACTTGATCAAGTCTCAGGTTGTCATAACCGATAAAGCGCACTGGGCAGATACGCTCTCATCCATTACCAACCATCCGGAAAACTACGAACCTGCCCTGCTCGACCGTATCAAAGCATCAGTGGGCGCTGAAGGATGGCAGCAAAAGCTGCTGCTCATGGGCTACGAAGGCAATGTGGATCCGGAACGTATCTTGCCCGCTGTATTGCTGTTTAATATTCCGCCCGGGCTGCGCGGTCTTTTATTGGTCGTATTACTAGCAGCCGCCATGTCCACCTTTAACGCCACGGTCAATCTTACGACGGGATACATCACCCGTGACATTTACCAGAAGTACCTTCGGCCCCGCGCCGCCACCCGCGAATTGATCTACATCAGCTGGGCAGGTGTGTGCCTCATCGTAGTCGTCTCTTTTGTCTTCGCCTATTCCATCCGCAGCATCAATGATATTTGGGGCTGGATCATTATGGGCTTAGGCGGCGGACTGCTCATTCCGGGTGTACTGCGCTTGCTGTGGTGGCGTTTTAACGGCGGCGGTTTCGCCGCGGGCTCTTTTGTGGGATTGCTCGCCGCCATACTGCAGCGCTATTATTATCCAAACTTGGATGAACGCTTGCAGTTTATTTTCTTAGGTATTATAGGGCTTGTTGCAGCGGTGGCGGGTACCTATTTGACCAAAGCTGAAGATGATGAAGTTGTCATGCGCTTTTATCGGATCACCCGCCCCTTCGGCATTTGGGGTCCCTATCGCAAACGCCTTTCCGCAGAAGACCAGGCCGCGCTGCGCATCGAACATCGCCACGATATAGGGGCAAGCCCCTTTGCGTTGCTCTGGCAGATTACCCTATTTATTTTGCCTATGCAGGCGGTCATCGGCGCGTGGCGAGCCTTTTACCCCACCTTGGCTGTGTGCATCGTGAGCATGATCGCCATCTATTTTATTTGGTTCCGCCACCTGCCTAAAGAAAATTATTTTGAGCCCGGAGAAGAAGCAGGCGTCCTCCTTGCCGGTTCAGAGAAAGAGAATTGATCCGCTGTCAAGCGTAGCGCTCAATTGCAAAATGACGACACCACCGGCTGATTCCTCGCTCCGCTCAGAATGACACGGGAAAGCGGAGCTAGCAACAGGGTTGGGAACCAGCGCGTGGTGATGGGTAGGGCATTGGCGCTCCTTCTCCTATGCACTCTCTTTGTCCATCCGGTCCATCCGGTCCATCCCGTCCATCCGGTCCATCCCGTCCATCCGGTCCATCTTGTCCATCCTGTCCATCCGATCCATCCCGCAGCGGAACTAAGGCGAAGCGAATCATGAAAATTCTAGGCTCAACGTGATACACTATGCTGCAAAAGATGAAGCCTGTACGTACACAAAAAAGACTGTGGAAGGCTACCGGCATCGGCAATGAACCGTATTCATGCCTCTTGCTGCAACCCCTAATCTCAGGGTTATTTTGTAGAGAAGATATAAAAACATGATGACTCCCAAAGCAATTACACTCGCTATTTTTGCCGTCACCTATCTTTTGTTTATTCTGATGCCCAACCGCAAGAGCTTAACCGCCATTGCAGCCATTGCAGCACTGCTCCTTTTCCGAATTTTAGACCCTGTACCGGCCTTTGTCGGTGTCAATTGGAATGTCATGGGCATTTTTGTGGGCATGCTTGTCGTGGCGGAAGCCTTCATGGAAAGCCGCTTTCCCGCCTTTATCGCTGAACGTATCGTGAACCATGCCCCTAACATCGCCTTTGCCATTCTTTTCATCTGCGCCCTCACAAGTATCCTATCCGCCTTTGTGGAAAATGTGGCGACTGTGCTGATCGTTGCGCCCATCGCCTTGTCCTTAGCGCAAAAGCTGAAGATTAACCCCGTCAATATGATCGTTGCCATTGCCATCTCCAGCAATCTGCAAGGCTGCGCCACGCTCATCGGCGACCCGCCCAGCATGCTTCTTGCCGGTTATGCCAAAATGAATTTCATGGACTTCTTTTTCTATCGGGGAAAAATCGGTATTTTCTTTGCCGTTCAGCTCGGCGCATTGACTTCTTCGATCTATCTTTATTTTGTCTTTCGGCACCACAGAAAAAAAGTCGAATTGGTGAAAGAGGAAACCGTCAAATCGTGGACGCCCAGCCTTTTGCTGACCCTGTTGATCGTTTCGCTCATCCTCTCTTCTTTCTATGATAAAGAGTTCTCCTATTTGGCGGGGCTCATCTGCATGCTCTTTGGCTTAGTCACCCTCCTCTGGCACAAACAAGTCAATGAGGGCTCTCTTTGGCACTATCTCAAAAAACTGGATTGGGATACGACCATCTTTTTGCTCGGTGTTTTTATTCTTGTGGAAAGCCTCACCGTCACGGGATGGATCGACACCATAGCGCAAAGTTTATCCGCACAGATTGGCAACAACATATTTTTCGGCTATGCCCTCCTTGTTGGTATTTCAATTCTCGTCTCCGGATTTGTCGATAACGTGCCCTTCCTTGCTGCCATGCTCCCCGTCGCCATGCAAATGTCAGATAAAATAAACTTGCATCCTGCCCTGTTCATGTTTGGTTTGTTGATAGGAACCAGCCTTGGCGGTAACCTTACGCCTATCGGCGCTTCCGCCAATATTGTTGGCTGCGGCATTCTCAAAAAAGAGGGACATCCTGTTTCCTTCCGTCAATTTATGGCCGTATCCGTTCCATTCACCATCATTGCAGTAATCCCGGCGGCGGCATTAATTTGGTTTATCTGGAAATAGCCGAGGTTTACCCGGTCTGTGCACAGCTCCGCCATTTGCCTGTTTCCATGGGCTTCTATTATGATGAATCTGTGGCGCGCTTCCGCGTGCCGGCGCATTACTTGAAAGCGCGACGAGAGCGTTTCCCCGGTGAACGGCAAGGACACACTTAAGGGTATAGACCTCGCGTGAAAGGTAAAAGATCATGGCTGCCGTAAATCAACAACGTGTTGCGGTCATCATGGCAGGTGGTTCCGGAGAGCGTTTCTGGCCCCTGTCCAGGGCAAAGAGACCGAAACAATTGCTGCCCCTGAACCGACCCGATAAAAGCATGTTGGAAGAAAGCATTGACCTTGCCGCAGCCGTCGTGGGAAAAGAGCATGTGTACATCGTCACGGGCAGCGGACTTGCCGACGCCATAATCGAAATGAACATTGACTTCCCTTCCGAGCGGCTAATCATTGAGCCTTGCAAGAAAAATACGGCAGGAGCACTTATTTTCGCGGCTGCTTGGCTGTCCAAAACCTATAACCACTTGCGCCCCGAAGAAATCACGGTGGCGGTCTTGAGCGCAGACCCGCGCATCACGGAAACCGTCTTGTGTAACGAGATGATGGAGGCGGCGTTGACGGGCGCAGAGCAACACCACTGCTTGGTCACCTGCGGCATTACTCCCTCCCGACCCGATACCGGCTTTGGCTATATTGAGCCCAACCTTAACGCGCCTTTAAGGCCCGATCAAGAATCGCCGCTCCCCCTTTATCCGGTGAAAGCCTTTCACGAAAAGCCGGGCGCCGACCGTGCCCGCGCCTATCTCGAATCGCGACGGTACTTTTGGAATAGCGGCATGTTTTTTTGGCGGCTGTCCGTCTTTTTGGAAGAACTCCGGGCGGCAGCGCCTTCCTTAATGGCAACCTTTTCCTCGCTGCTCCCGCTACTGCAAGATGGACGGACTGAAGAGACTGCTCGTCTTTTTGAAAGCCTCGAAACAATCAGTATTGACCACGCCCTACTGGAAAGATCAACCCATGTTGCCATGGTGCGCGGCGATTTCTCCTGGGATGATGTGGGCACTTGGAACGGATTGCCCACGCCCGAAGCCTGCGATGAACAGATGAATTACACCCGAGGCGATCCCATCGTGCTGGACTGTGACCATTGTGTCATCTACAACGCCGCGGGCGCAAAAGAAATGGCAGTAGGCGTCATCGGCATGTCCCATGTTGTGGTGGTGACCACTCCCGACGGTGTATTGGTTCTTCCCCGCGACCGCGCCCAAGAGGTACGGCGTATTGTGGAGGAATTAAAAAAGCGGGATGCGCCTCAACGTTAGCGCGAAGTGGACGATGAAGCAAAAACTACGGCGCCGCCGCGGGAAGACGCCCCTTAAGAAAATGATACGGCTTTGCCGGGGAGCATATCTTCCAGATCATCACAGTCAAGCCGTTGAAGGCTGTCTGCAAGATACGCTGCAAGACCACTTAAATGATCTACATCAAAATCAGTCAGCGATCTTGTGAGTGATTGCAGGAAATCGCTTTCATCAAACTGATGGCGCAGCAAACGGGCGAGTAATCCCTGCTCTTCCGTCACATCAATGAAATAGTCGAGCTTCATTAAAGATTCCGCCATGGCATCACGCGCTTGAATAATACGCTTTACATTCCAACCGCGCATGGTGTAGGGCAAAGATGCCACCTCTACCGGCGAAGCGGAGCCATTAAAAATATATTCTTGATGGTTAATCAAAAATCCAAATTCGGAGGGACGCCGGAACCATTTTGAACCGGGAACCAAGGCAGGCATATCCATGCACACAGATTTAGGCTGGGCTAGTTCCAAAAAGCGTTCTGTTTCCGCGCGGGTATGATAGTCGTCGACGGGACAGGGATAACAGACGTGTACCACGGTAAAGATACCCGCTTTTCGGCAGCGCTGCAAGCCTGCGCACATGGCGCTGATACTAAAGGAACAACCGTAGAAGTCTTCCAGAATACGTTGGCTGCCCGTGGGGATACAAAAGCCTATAGAACGACAGCCCGATGCGAAGAGACGATCAGCCAAGCTCTTTTCCATGGCTTCGCTCACATTGCCTAAAGCATAGATAATCGACAGATCTCGATTAAGGAGCAAGTCCGCAAATTTGGCAAGATGGGACTCAGAAACATGAGATGCGTCGATATGAAAAGCATGCGCTTTATGATGCTTTTGTAAAAAGATAATCTCCTCCAGCAGTAGCTCTGCAGACTTGCAATAGGATAAGGATACTTTTCCCTCCTGATAGATAAAACGCTGGGGCTGATGGGAGAACCCCAAATAAAAAAGCGGAAATTGTATACCGGAAACACGGCTTTGCAGCCTGTTCTTAGAAAAATAACCGGGCGCAGGCGCTTTTTCAGAACGTTTGGAAGGAACAGAACCTTCAACTTCCGCTCGAAGTATCATGCCTTGAATGCTGTGGGGGTCTTGGGGGACATCGTCGGCCAGCGCCAAAAACTTCAGCAGCGACTGAAACAGGTCGCCAACAATCACACCCCTCACAAAGGCATAATCGTGGAGCGCGTAGGCGGCAAAGTGACGGGCATGAGAACCTGCCAACAGTATCTTTGCCTCGGGAAATGTTTCGTGCAGACGCCCGCCATAGGCAGCGAAACGACGGTACATAGCGCGGTCGTCGATCCAGAACACAAAGACAGACGGCGCATCGGCTTCCAGCTGCGCCATCCATTGATCTGTATTCATTTCCGGCATCCCGTGATCACGGCTGCCCATGATTTTGTGAAGTACCGGTATCCCTCCCCACCCGGACTTGTGTTGACGTGCCCACCCGCTATGGAAACCGATGGTCGAAGAAATACTTGTTTTGGAATAGCGAGACGGCTCTTCAAGAACACCAAAATCAACCAAATCGCAAGAGATACCCTGGGCAGCGAGCCGGCTCTGTAACGTCAGGAATTGGGATT
It contains:
- a CDS encoding sodium:solute symporter, translating into MWHLNTIDYTVISIYFLALIVLGLVLERFASKSLDDYFIGGRRLPWWALGVSGMAYFLDMTGTMIITSFLFLLGPRGLFIEFRGGAVLVLAFMMLWGGKWHRRSKCLTPAEWMVFRFGDGLGGRFAQAVSALAGIVSAVGMLAYLIKGAGLFLTMFFPFSPLTCTLIMVAITTLYTMISGFYGVVFTDLFQAVIIVIGVVIVTAMAVVRIGGVEDFGLIATQVTGNANWMSGLPQWKTSMPSGYEQYEALMMFAFFYLMKNIFLGVTSGADSRYFGAKNDRECGLLTLFWTTLMTVRWPMMMAFAVMGIFLVHDIFPDQSVITETTDLIKSQVVITDKAHWADTLSSITNHPENYEPALLDRIKASVGAEGWQQKLLLMGYEGNVDPERILPAVLLFNIPPGLRGLLLVVLLAAAMSTFNATVNLTTGYITRDIYQKYLRPRAATRELIYISWAGVCLIVVVSFVFAYSIRSINDIWGWIIMGLGGGLLIPGVLRLLWWRFNGGGFAAGSFVGLLAAILQRYYYPNLDERLQFIFLGIIGLVAAVAGTYLTKAEDDEVVMRFYRITRPFGIWGPYRKRLSAEDQAALRIEHRHDIGASPFALLWQITLFILPMQAVIGAWRAFYPTLAVCIVSMIAIYFIWFRHLPKENYFEPGEEAGVLLAGSEKEN
- a CDS encoding TRAP transporter large permease subunit; this encodes MMTPKAITLAIFAVTYLLFILMPNRKSLTAIAAIAALLLFRILDPVPAFVGVNWNVMGIFVGMLVVAEAFMESRFPAFIAERIVNHAPNIAFAILFICALTSILSAFVENVATVLIVAPIALSLAQKLKINPVNMIVAIAISSNLQGCATLIGDPPSMLLAGYAKMNFMDFFFYRGKIGIFFAVQLGALTSSIYLYFVFRHHRKKVELVKEETVKSWTPSLLLTLLIVSLILSSFYDKEFSYLAGLICMLFGLVTLLWHKQVNEGSLWHYLKKLDWDTTIFLLGVFILVESLTVTGWIDTIAQSLSAQIGNNIFFGYALLVGISILVSGFVDNVPFLAAMLPVAMQMSDKINLHPALFMFGLLIGTSLGGNLTPIGASANIVGCGILKKEGHPVSFRQFMAVSVPFTIIAVIPAAALIWFIWK
- a CDS encoding NTP transferase domain-containing protein, whose translation is MAAVNQQRVAVIMAGGSGERFWPLSRAKRPKQLLPLNRPDKSMLEESIDLAAAVVGKEHVYIVTGSGLADAIIEMNIDFPSERLIIEPCKKNTAGALIFAAAWLSKTYNHLRPEEITVAVLSADPRITETVLCNEMMEAALTGAEQHHCLVTCGITPSRPDTGFGYIEPNLNAPLRPDQESPLPLYPVKAFHEKPGADRARAYLESRRYFWNSGMFFWRLSVFLEELRAAAPSLMATFSSLLPLLQDGRTEETARLFESLETISIDHALLERSTHVAMVRGDFSWDDVGTWNGLPTPEACDEQMNYTRGDPIVLDCDHCVIYNAAGAKEMAVGVIGMSHVVVVTTPDGVLVLPRDRAQEVRRIVEELKKRDAPQR